The following proteins are co-located in the Macadamia integrifolia cultivar HAES 741 chromosome 3, SCU_Mint_v3, whole genome shotgun sequence genome:
- the LOC122072749 gene encoding probable amidase At4g34880, which produces MIEVNPDVLLLAQLADEERKAGVPNSGTGLHGIPVLLKDNISTKDKLNTTAGSFALLGSVVPRDAGVAAKLRADGAIILGKAALSEWAHYRSANGPNGWSARGGQVLNPYVMSANPCGSSTGSAVSVASNMVAVSLGTETDGSILCPAYSNSVVGIKPTLGLTSRAGVVPISPRQDTIGPICRTVSDAAYVLEAIAGYDPYDNYTLAASKYIPPGGYVQFLNVSGLEGKRLGIVRNPFFNFTNASYYMTQAFEMHFQTLRNNGAILVDNLQIANISAILNSSQSGESYALLTEFKIALNTYLSGLVASPIRTLADAIAFNMNYSTLEMIPQYGQSLFLAAENTTGTSDPLYQAALANMLSLTENGFVKLMTQYNLDALITPNSGVTPMLAIGGFPGITVPAGYAPNGAPFGICFSGLQGYEPRLIEISYGFEQATKIRKPPSFLV; this is translated from the exons ATGATTGAAGTGAACCCAGATGTGCTCTTACTAGCTCAGTTGGCCGATGAGGAAAGAAAGGCTGGGGTTCCAAACTCTGGGACTGGGCTGCATGGCATACCAGTATTGCTCAAGGACAATATATCCACCAAGGACAAGCTTAACACCACCGCTGGCTCCTTTGCACTGCTTGGTTCCGTCGTCCCTCGTGATGCCGGTGTGGCGGCGAAGCTTAGAGCCGACGGCGCTATCATACTGGGAAAGGCCGCACTTAGTGAGTGGGCTCATTACCGTTCTGCTAATGGACCCAATGGTTGGAGTGCCCGAGGTGGACAGGTTCTG AATCCATATGTAATGTCGGCTAATCCATGTGGGTCAAGCACCGGATCAGCAGTATCAGTGGCATCAAATATGGTGGCAGTATCACTAGGAACAGAGACAGATGGTTCAATCCTTTGCCCGGCCTACTCTAACTCAGTTGTTGGAATCAAACCCACTCTTGGACTCACTAGTCGAGCTGGAGTTGTTCCCATTAGTCCAAGGCAGGATACAATAGG GCCAATCTGCCGCACAGTGTCGGATGCAGCATATGTACTGGAAGCAATTGCTGGCTATGACCCTTACGACAACTACACTTTAGCAGCATCAAAGTACATTCCTCCCGGTGGCTATGTACAATTCTTGAATGTAAGCGGACTTGAAGGAAAGAGACTAGGAATAGTGAGAAATCCATTCTTCAACTTCACCAATGCTTCCTATTACATGACCCAAGCTTTCGAGATGCACTTCCAAACCCTACG caataatgGTGCAATTTTGGTGGACAATCTGCAAATAGCCAACATTAGTGCGATACTGAATTCAAGCCAAAGTGGAGAATCATATGCATTGTTGACGGAGTTCAAGATCGCCTTGAATACTTACTTGTCAGGGTTGGTTGCTTCTCCGATCAGAACACTAGCAGATGCAATAGCCTTCAACATGAACTACTCTACCTTG GAAATGATTCCACAATATGGCCAATCCCTCTTTTTAGCAGCTGAGAACACCACTGGTACTAGCGATCCTTTATATCAGGCAGCACTGGCAAATATGCTGAGCTTGACAGAAAATGGGTTTGTGAAGCTAATGACACAATATAATTTGGATGCATTGATTACTCCCAACTCCGGTGTCACTCCTATGCTAGCAATTGGGGGGTTCCCAGGAATTACTGTTCCGGCAGGGTATGCACCAAATGGGGCACCATTTGGCATCTGTTTTAGTGGGTTGCAAGGTTATGAACCAAGGTTGATTGAGATTTCTTATGGCTTTGAGCAAGCTACAAAGATTAGGAAGCCTCCATCATTCCTCGTTTGA
- the LOC122074187 gene encoding probable amidase At4g34880 produces the protein MATQPHHPFLPCTLLLLIICCSSGINVSATNFSIEEATVAELQAAFKQNILNSTTLVEYYLSQILSLNGKIRGIIEVNPDVLLLAQLADEERKAGTPNSGTRLHGIPILLKDNMGTKDKLNTTAGSFALLGSVVPSDSGVAAKLRAAGAIIMGKAALSEWAHYRGGAPSGWSGRGGQALNPYVMSADPRGSSTGSAVSVASNMVAVALGTETDGSIIGPSYANSVVGIKPTLGLTSRAGVVPISARQDTVGPICRTVSDAAYVLDAIAGYDPYDTATAAASEFIPPGGYVQFLNASGLKGKRLGIVRNPFFNFPNGSYMAQAFQKHFQTLSQNGATLVDNLEIANISMILNSSLSGEAIAMSTEFKITLNTYLSELVASPIRTLADAIAFNLNYSTLEMIPQYGQSLFLAAEYTTGTSNPVYQAALARMLSLTENGFVKLMTDYNLDALITANDTVTPMLAIGGFPGISVPAGYAPNGAPFGICFNGLQGYEPRLIEIAYAFEQATKIRKPPSFLV, from the exons ATGGCAACTCAGCCTCACCACCCTTTTCTCCCCTGCACGTTATTACTTCTGATTATCTGTTGTTCTTCTGGCATCAATGTCTCAGCCACCAATTTCTCTATCGAAGAAGCAACAGTGGCAGAGCTGCAGGCAGCCTTCAAGCAGAACATTCTCAACTCTACAACACTTGTGGAATACTATCTCTCCCAGATCCTTTCGCTCAACGGAAAGATTCGAGGCATAATTGAGGTGAACCCAGATGTGCTCCTCCTGGCTCAGCTGGCCGATGAGGAACGAAAGGCTGGGACTCCAAACTCCGGGACTAGATTGCATGGCATCCCAATACTGCTAAAGGACAACATGGGCACCAAGGACAAGCTTAACACCACCGCCGGCTCCTTTGCACTGCTTGGTTCCGTCGTCCCTAGTGATTCCGGTGTGGCGGCGAAGCTTAGAGCCGCCGGTGCTATCATAATGGGAAAGGCAGCACTTAGCGAGTGGGCTCATTACCGAGGTGGAGCTCCGTCGGGTTGGAGTGGACGAGGTGGCCAGGCACTG AATCCATATGTGATGTCGGCGGACCCGCGTGGGTCAAGCACTGGATCAGCAGTATCAGTGGCATCAAACATGGTGGCAGTGGCACTTGGGACAGAGACCGACGGTTCAATCATCGGCCCATCTTATGCTAACTCAGTGGTTGGTATCAAACCCACTCTCGGACTCACTAGCCGAGCTGGGGTCGTTCCCATCAGTGCCAGGCAGGACACAGTTGG GCCAATTTGCCGCACAGTTTCAGATGCAGCATATGTACTAGATGCAATTGCAGGCTATGACCCTTATGACACTGCAACTGCAGCTGCATCAGAATTCATTCCTCCCGGTGGGTACGTGCAATTCTTGAATGCAAGTGGGCTTAAAGGGAAGAGATTGGGAATAGTCAGAAATCCATTCTTCAACTTCCCCAATGGCTCCTACATGGCCCAAGCTTTCCAGAAACATTTCCAAACCCTAAG cCAAAATGGTGCAACATTAGTGGACAATTTGGAAATAGCAAACATTAGTATGATACTGAATTCCAGTCTAAGTGGCGAAGCAATTGCAATGTCAACCGAGTTCAAGATCACCTTGAATACTTACTTGTCAGAGTTGGTTGCTTCTCCCATCAGAACTCTAGCAGATGCAATAGCTTTCAACCTCAACTACTCTACCTTG GAAATGATTCCACAATATGGCCAATCCCTATTTCTAGCAGCTGAGTACACCACAGGTACTAGCAATCCTGTATATCAGGCTGCACTAGCAAGAATGCTAAGCTTGACAGAGAATGGGTTTGTGAAGCTAATGACAGATTACAATTTGGATGCATTGATTACTGCGAACGATACTGTGACTCCTATGCTAGCAATTGGGGGCTTCCCAGGAATTAGTGTTCCAGCAGGGTATGCACCAAATGGAGCACCATTTGGCATCTGTTTTAATGGATTGCAAGGTTATGAGCCAAGGTTGATTGAGATTGCTTACGCCTTTGAGCAAGCTACTAAGATCAGGAAGCCACCTTCATTCTTAGTATGA
- the LOC122074863 gene encoding dirigent protein 23-like, whose amino-acid sequence MGRFIHAVLLLFFLIEIMELGGCQAKNWHKSVKVKKLEEQSTELHFYFHDTVSGKTPSAVRVAQAEDTQKSPTLFGVVMMADDPLTEGPEPTSKEVGRAQGLYGSAGQQELSLIMALNFGFTDGVYNGSTLSILGRNPALHPERELPIVGGTGVFRQARGTAIAKTYWLNATSGDAIVEYHVTALHA is encoded by the coding sequence atggggAGATTTATTCATGCTGTGTTGTTGCTTTTCTTCCTGATCGAGATCATGGAATTGGGTGGTTGCCAAGCCAAGAACTGGCACAAGAGCGTAAAAGTGAAGAAATTAGAAGAGCAGTCGACGGAGCTGCACTTCTACTTCCACGACACCGTTAGTGGAAAAACACCCAGCGCGGTGAGAGTGGCGCAAGCAGAGGATACCCAGAAATCGCCAACCCTCTTCGGCGTTGTGATGATGGCTGATGACCCATTAACAGAAGGACCAGAACCGACATCCAAGGAGGTGGGTCGAGCCCAAGGTTTGTATGGCTCAGCCGGTCAGCAGGAACTTAGTCTCATAATGGCCTTGAACTTTGGTTTCACTGATGGGGTCTATAATGGTAGTACCCTTAGCATTCTAGGGCGGAACCCAGCTTTGCATCCGGAACGGGAGTTGCCGATCGTCGGGGGAACCGGTGTTTTCCGGCAGGCTCGAGGGACTGCTATAGCCAAGACGTACTGGCTCAACGCAACCTCCGGTGATGCCATAGTCGAATACCATGTTACTGCCCTTCATGCTTAG